The DNA sequence GGCGTTCGAAGGTGGACGAGACTTTGTAGTCCTTCGACTCGTCGAAGTGAAGTTCGCCGGCCTTTCCCGAGAGATAGCCCTCCAGGAGTTTCCTGTGCTGCTTCTCCTCCTCGGCAAGTTCCTCGAAGAGCGCTTTCAGGTTTGTGTCTTTCACCTTCTCCTGGACCGACTCGTAAAAGACATATGCCTCGACTTCTTTGTCGATCGCCCGGGACAGGATCTCTCTGTACGTATCAAGTTTCAGCATGGTCATCCCCCCCTGCATGGGAGACCAGATGACCTCCTGCCATATAGAGTGTTCCCCCGGGGGAGAGGTGCGAGGCCCTTCGCCGCCACCTCAACCTTTTTTTCGGCTGAAGCCCTTGATTATAGCGTGTCTACCGGAGGTACGGAATTTTCAGAGGAGCACGCGGTGCTGGTGGGGGAGTTCGAGAGGGCCCTGGCCGGAGAGGGGCCGGGTCAGGCGGCATGCCTCGCCCTCCGCAGCGTGATCTGCCACTACTACCGGCACCAGGGGCGGCAGATGGCATGGCGGGAGACGACAGACCCGTACAGGATCTTTGTCTCCGAGGTGATGCTCCAACAGACAGGGGTGGAGAGGGTGGGGCAGAAATATGCGGAGTTCATCGAGAAATTTCCGGATTTCCCTGCACTCGCCGCGGCCGAGCAGCGGGACGTCCTTGCCGTCTGGCAGGGTCTCGGCTACAACAGGCGGGCGATCGCCCTCCACCGCTCGGCACGGATCGCCATGGAGAAATTCAGCGGCGCCCTCCCCCGGACGATCGGGGAACTCAAGTCCCTCCCGGGCATCGGCCATGCGACGGCCTCGTCGATCGCGGCCTTCGCCTTCAATGCCCCGACTGTCTTCATCGAGACCAATGTCCGCCGCGTCTTCATCCACTTCTTCTTCAGGGGCAGGGAGGGGATCACCGACGCCGAGGTCCTCCCCCTTGTCGCTGAAACTCTCGACCCGGAGCACCCGCGGGAGTTTTACTGGGGAGTGATGGACTATGGCACCATGCTCAAGAAACGGTATCCCAACCCGAACCGGCGGAGTGCCTCCTATGCCCGCCAGAGCCGGTTCGAGGGTTCTGACCGGCAGGTCAGGGGCCGTGTAATCAGGGTGCTTCTCGGCGAGAGGCCCATGGGAGCGGCCGACCTCTTTGCGGGTCTGGAGGTTGACCGGGAAAAAGGAGAGATTATTCTTCAAAAAATGGTGGCTGAGGGATTTGTAGCGGAAGAGTCGGGAAAGTACCGCCTTCGGTAGTGTCGTTCCCGGCTTTCTCGTCTGCCGCCGTTTCGTTTCCGCCGGCACCGTTGTCGGCGGGCCCGTCTCCGGTTGCTTTGTCGTGCCCTTCACGCCAGAAGAGGTCGGGCAGTGGCATCTCCTCCTCTCCCGCCGGTTCCGTACCGTTCTCCTCTCCTTCTGCCATCATCCCGTACTTCGTGACAGGGTAGGGGGAGTGTCCCTCGAAGACCAGGCGGTCCTCGGGGTCGTAGCCGATAAACTCCGTCTTCATCACCTCGGCCCTGAGGGGGAACTGATCGATGGCGTCGGGGGCGACGGTGACGAGGCGTATGTTCCCGCTGCCGCCGTGGTCCTCGGCCCATTCCTTTTCAACGATCATCCTGACGGCGACCTGCGGACCGGTGCCCGTGTCCTGCTGCACGATACCGGCGATGGCGACGCCGTCGAACTCGTGGGCGATCTCGGGCACATAGTCCTCCCCATCGAGCAGGAAGGACCTGAGGAGGTAGGGGTCCTTGTTCTGGCCCGGTTGTTCGGCCGCTGCCATGCTCTTCATCTCCTGGGGTGCCGACA is a window from the Methanofollis sp. genome containing:
- a CDS encoding ferritin family protein codes for the protein MLKLDTYREILSRAIDKEVEAYVFYESVQEKVKDTNLKALFEELAEEEKQHRKLLEGYLSGKAGELHFDESKDYKVSSTFERPQPTTDMKPLDGLKYAIKREEDAMEMYEQFAELITDPAQKQVFTELAKMERGHKVRLEELYTEMAFVEAW
- a CDS encoding A/G-specific adenine glycosylase; translated protein: MSTGGTEFSEEHAVLVGEFERALAGEGPGQAACLALRSVICHYYRHQGRQMAWRETTDPYRIFVSEVMLQQTGVERVGQKYAEFIEKFPDFPALAAAEQRDVLAVWQGLGYNRRAIALHRSARIAMEKFSGALPRTIGELKSLPGIGHATASSIAAFAFNAPTVFIETNVRRVFIHFFFRGREGITDAEVLPLVAETLDPEHPREFYWGVMDYGTMLKKRYPNPNRRSASYARQSRFEGSDRQVRGRVIRVLLGERPMGAADLFAGLEVDREKGEIILQKMVAEGFVAEESGKYRLR